A DNA window from Streptomyces bacillaris contains the following coding sequences:
- a CDS encoding HhH-GPD-type base excision DNA repair protein, which yields MSKSDGGKSAGTDRNPTLRIAQQPEADELLARSPLAALVGMLLDQQVPMEWAFTGPYTLAERMGSDDLDAAGIATYDPEAFTALFTTKPALHRYPGSMAQRVQQLCQYLVAEYGGDASAVWRDAESGEELLRRLNELPGFGTQKAQIFLALLGKQFGVRPPGWRAAAGSYGEEGSRRSVADITGPESLAEVRAYKQEAKAAAKAAKAKKAAAKTTK from the coding sequence ATGAGCAAGAGCGACGGCGGCAAGAGCGCCGGTACCGACAGGAACCCCACCCTCCGGATCGCCCAGCAGCCGGAGGCGGACGAGCTCCTCGCCCGTAGCCCGCTGGCCGCCCTCGTCGGCATGCTGCTGGACCAACAGGTCCCGATGGAGTGGGCGTTCACGGGCCCGTACACGCTGGCGGAGCGGATGGGCTCGGACGATCTGGACGCGGCCGGGATCGCCACGTACGACCCCGAGGCCTTCACCGCCCTCTTCACCACCAAACCGGCCCTCCACCGCTACCCCGGTTCCATGGCCCAGCGGGTCCAGCAGCTGTGCCAGTACCTGGTGGCGGAGTACGGCGGGGACGCGAGCGCGGTGTGGCGGGACGCGGAGAGCGGGGAGGAACTGCTGCGGCGGCTGAACGAGCTGCCCGGTTTCGGCACGCAGAAGGCCCAGATCTTCCTGGCGCTGCTCGGCAAGCAGTTCGGCGTACGTCCGCCGGGGTGGCGGGCGGCGGCGGGGTCGTACGGGGAGGAGGGCTCGCGCCGGTCGGTCGCGGACATCACCGGCCCGGAGTCGCTGGCGGAGGTACGCGCGTACAAGCAGGAGGCCAAGGCGGCGGCAAAGGCGGCGAAAGCGAAGAAAGCAGCGGCGAAGACGACGAAGTAG